One Felis catus isolate Fca126 chromosome D3, F.catus_Fca126_mat1.0, whole genome shotgun sequence DNA segment encodes these proteins:
- the ANAPC7 gene encoding anaphase-promoting complex subunit 7 isoform X3, with the protein MPLLFLMGSLQDKELPKELTGFSVCVKDKEINMMLANLYKKAGQERPSVTSYKEVLRQCPLALDAILGLLSLSVKGAEVASMTMNVIQTVPNLDWLSVWIKAYAFVHTGDNSRAINTICSLEKKSLLRDNVDLLGSLADLYFRAGDNKNSVLKFEQAQMLDPYLIKGMDVYGYLLAREGRLEDVENLGCRLFNISDQHAEPWVVSGCHSFYSKRYSRALYLGAKAIQLNSNSVQALLLKGAALRNMGRVQEAIIHFREAIRLAPCRLDCYEGLIECYLASNSIREAMVMANNVYKTLGANAQTLTLLATVCLEDPVTQEKAKTLLDKALTQRPDYIKAVVKKAELLSREQKYEDGIALLRNALANQSDCVLHRILGDFLVAVNEYQEAMDQYSIALSLDPNDQKSLEGMQKMEKEESPTDATQEEDVDDMEGSGEEGDLEGSDSEAAQWADQEQWFGMQ; encoded by the exons ATGCCATTGCTATTCTTGATGGGATCCCTTCAAGACAAAGAACTCCCAAA GGAGTTAACTGGCTTCTCAGTCTGTGTAAAGGACAAGGAA ATAAACATGATGCTGGCAAATCTATACAAGAAGGCTGGTCAGGAGCGCCCTTCAGTCACCAGCTATAAGGAAGTGCTGAGGCAGTGCCCATTAGCCCTCGATGCCATTCTAG GTTTGCTGTCCCTTTCTGTAAAAGGCGCAGAGGTGGCATCGATGACAATGAATGTGATCCAGACTGTGCCTAACTTGGATTGGCTCTCTGTGTGGATCAAAGCATATGCTTTTGTGCACACTGGTGACAACTCGAGAGCAATCAATACCATCTG ttcACTAGAGAAAAAGTCCTTATTGCGAGATAACGTGGACCTGCTGGGAAGCTTAGCAGATCTGTACTTCAGAGCTGGAGACAATAAAAACTCTGTCCTCAAGTTTGAACAGGCACAGATGTTGGATCCTTATCTGATAAAAG GAATGGATGTATATGGCTACCTCCTGGCAAGAGAAGGGCGGctagaggatgtggagaacctTGGCTGCcgcctttttaatatttctgatcaGCATGCAGAACCCTGGGTAGTCTCTGG gTGTCATAGCTTCTATAGCAAACGTTACTCTCGGGCCCTCTATTTAGGAGCCAAGGCCATTCAGCTGAATAGTAATAGTGTTCAAGCTTTGCTACTTAAGGGAGCAGCACTTAGAAACATGGGCAGAGTCCAAGAAGCAATAATCCACTTTCGGGAGGCTATACGGCTTGCACCTTGTCGCTTAGATTGTTATGAAG gtctCATTGAATGTTACTTAGCTTCCAACAGTATTCGTGAAGCAATGGTAATGGCTAACAACGTTTACAAAACTCTAGGAGCAAATGCACAGACCCTTACCCTTTTAGCCACTGTTTGTCTTGAAGACCCAGTGACACAGGAGAAAGCCAAAACTTTGTTAGATAAAGCCCTGACCCAAAGGCCGGATTACATTAAGGCTGTGGTGAAAAAAGCAGAACTACTTA gcaGAGAACAGAAATATGAAGATGGAATTGCTTTGCTGAGGAATGCACTAGCTAATCAGAGTGACTGTGTCCTGCATCGGATCCTAGGAGATTTCCTTGTAGCTGTCAATGAGTATCAGGAAGCAATGGACCAATATAGTATAGCACTAAG TTTGGACCCCAATGACCAGAAGTCTCTAGAGGGGATGCagaagatggagaaggaggagagtcCCACGGATGCCACTCAGGAGGAGGATGTGGACGACATggaagggagtggggaagaaggggaCCTGGAGGGCAGCGACAGTGAGGCGGCCCAGTGGGCTGACCAGGAGCAGTGGTTCGGCATGCAGTGA
- the ANAPC7 gene encoding anaphase-promoting complex subunit 7 isoform X2, translating to MALQQKKALSKTSKVRPSTGNSASTPQSQCLPSEIEVKYKMAECYTMLKQDKDAIAILDGIPSRQRTPKINMMLANLYKKAGQERPSVTSYKEVLRQCPLALDAILGLLSLSVKGAEVASMTMNVIQTVPNLDWLSVWIKAYAFVHTGDNSRAINTICSLEKKSLLRDNVDLLGSLADLYFRAGDNKNSVLKFEQAQMLDPYLIKGMDVYGYLLAREGRLEDVENLGCRLFNISDQHAEPWVVSGCHSFYSKRYSRALYLGAKAIQLNSNSVQALLLKGAALRNMGRVQEAIIHFREAIRLAPCRLDCYEGLIECYLASNSIREAMVMANNVYKTLGANAQTLTLLATVCLEDPVTQEKAKTLLDKALTQRPDYIKAVVKKAELLSREQKYEDGIALLRNALANQSDCVLHRILGDFLVAVNEYQEAMDQYSIALSLDPNDQKSLEGMQKMEKEESPTDATQEEDVDDMEGSGEEGDLEGSDSEAAQWADQEQWFGMQ from the exons ATGGCTTTGCAGCAGAAGAAAGCCCTAAGTAAAACTTCAAAAGTGAGACCTTCAACTGGCAATTCTGCATCTACTCCGCAAAGTCAG TGTCTTCCATCTGAAATTGAAGTGAAATACAAAATGGCTGAATGTTATACAATGCTAAAACAAGATAAGGATGCCATTGCTATTCTTGATGGGATCCCTTCAAGACAAAGAACTCCCAAA ATAAACATGATGCTGGCAAATCTATACAAGAAGGCTGGTCAGGAGCGCCCTTCAGTCACCAGCTATAAGGAAGTGCTGAGGCAGTGCCCATTAGCCCTCGATGCCATTCTAG GTTTGCTGTCCCTTTCTGTAAAAGGCGCAGAGGTGGCATCGATGACAATGAATGTGATCCAGACTGTGCCTAACTTGGATTGGCTCTCTGTGTGGATCAAAGCATATGCTTTTGTGCACACTGGTGACAACTCGAGAGCAATCAATACCATCTG ttcACTAGAGAAAAAGTCCTTATTGCGAGATAACGTGGACCTGCTGGGAAGCTTAGCAGATCTGTACTTCAGAGCTGGAGACAATAAAAACTCTGTCCTCAAGTTTGAACAGGCACAGATGTTGGATCCTTATCTGATAAAAG GAATGGATGTATATGGCTACCTCCTGGCAAGAGAAGGGCGGctagaggatgtggagaacctTGGCTGCcgcctttttaatatttctgatcaGCATGCAGAACCCTGGGTAGTCTCTGG gTGTCATAGCTTCTATAGCAAACGTTACTCTCGGGCCCTCTATTTAGGAGCCAAGGCCATTCAGCTGAATAGTAATAGTGTTCAAGCTTTGCTACTTAAGGGAGCAGCACTTAGAAACATGGGCAGAGTCCAAGAAGCAATAATCCACTTTCGGGAGGCTATACGGCTTGCACCTTGTCGCTTAGATTGTTATGAAG gtctCATTGAATGTTACTTAGCTTCCAACAGTATTCGTGAAGCAATGGTAATGGCTAACAACGTTTACAAAACTCTAGGAGCAAATGCACAGACCCTTACCCTTTTAGCCACTGTTTGTCTTGAAGACCCAGTGACACAGGAGAAAGCCAAAACTTTGTTAGATAAAGCCCTGACCCAAAGGCCGGATTACATTAAGGCTGTGGTGAAAAAAGCAGAACTACTTA gcaGAGAACAGAAATATGAAGATGGAATTGCTTTGCTGAGGAATGCACTAGCTAATCAGAGTGACTGTGTCCTGCATCGGATCCTAGGAGATTTCCTTGTAGCTGTCAATGAGTATCAGGAAGCAATGGACCAATATAGTATAGCACTAAG TTTGGACCCCAATGACCAGAAGTCTCTAGAGGGGATGCagaagatggagaaggaggagagtcCCACGGATGCCACTCAGGAGGAGGATGTGGACGACATggaagggagtggggaagaaggggaCCTGGAGGGCAGCGACAGTGAGGCGGCCCAGTGGGCTGACCAGGAGCAGTGGTTCGGCATGCAGTGA
- the ANAPC7 gene encoding anaphase-promoting complex subunit 7 isoform X1 yields MNVIDHVRDMAAAGLHSNVRLLSSLLLTMSNNNPELFSPSQKYQLLVYHADSLFHDKEYRNAVSKYTMALQQKKALSKTSKVRPSTGNSASTPQSQCLPSEIEVKYKMAECYTMLKQDKDAIAILDGIPSRQRTPKINMMLANLYKKAGQERPSVTSYKEVLRQCPLALDAILGLLSLSVKGAEVASMTMNVIQTVPNLDWLSVWIKAYAFVHTGDNSRAINTICSLEKKSLLRDNVDLLGSLADLYFRAGDNKNSVLKFEQAQMLDPYLIKGMDVYGYLLAREGRLEDVENLGCRLFNISDQHAEPWVVSGCHSFYSKRYSRALYLGAKAIQLNSNSVQALLLKGAALRNMGRVQEAIIHFREAIRLAPCRLDCYEGLIECYLASNSIREAMVMANNVYKTLGANAQTLTLLATVCLEDPVTQEKAKTLLDKALTQRPDYIKAVVKKAELLSREQKYEDGIALLRNALANQSDCVLHRILGDFLVAVNEYQEAMDQYSIALSLDPNDQKSLEGMQKMEKEESPTDATQEEDVDDMEGSGEEGDLEGSDSEAAQWADQEQWFGMQ; encoded by the exons ATGAATGTGATAGACCACGTGCGAGACATGGCGGCCGCGGGGCTGCACTCTAACGTGCGGCTCCTCAGCAGCTTGTTACTTACAATGAGTAATAACAACCC tgAGTTATTCTCCCCATCCCAGAAGTACCAGCTCTTGGTGTATCACGCAGATTCTCTCTTTCATGATAAAGAATATCGGAATGCCGTGAGTAAGTATACCATGGCTTTGCAGCAGAAGAAAGCCCTAAGTAAAACTTCAAAAGTGAGACCTTCAACTGGCAATTCTGCATCTACTCCGCAAAGTCAG TGTCTTCCATCTGAAATTGAAGTGAAATACAAAATGGCTGAATGTTATACAATGCTAAAACAAGATAAGGATGCCATTGCTATTCTTGATGGGATCCCTTCAAGACAAAGAACTCCCAAA ATAAACATGATGCTGGCAAATCTATACAAGAAGGCTGGTCAGGAGCGCCCTTCAGTCACCAGCTATAAGGAAGTGCTGAGGCAGTGCCCATTAGCCCTCGATGCCATTCTAG GTTTGCTGTCCCTTTCTGTAAAAGGCGCAGAGGTGGCATCGATGACAATGAATGTGATCCAGACTGTGCCTAACTTGGATTGGCTCTCTGTGTGGATCAAAGCATATGCTTTTGTGCACACTGGTGACAACTCGAGAGCAATCAATACCATCTG ttcACTAGAGAAAAAGTCCTTATTGCGAGATAACGTGGACCTGCTGGGAAGCTTAGCAGATCTGTACTTCAGAGCTGGAGACAATAAAAACTCTGTCCTCAAGTTTGAACAGGCACAGATGTTGGATCCTTATCTGATAAAAG GAATGGATGTATATGGCTACCTCCTGGCAAGAGAAGGGCGGctagaggatgtggagaacctTGGCTGCcgcctttttaatatttctgatcaGCATGCAGAACCCTGGGTAGTCTCTGG gTGTCATAGCTTCTATAGCAAACGTTACTCTCGGGCCCTCTATTTAGGAGCCAAGGCCATTCAGCTGAATAGTAATAGTGTTCAAGCTTTGCTACTTAAGGGAGCAGCACTTAGAAACATGGGCAGAGTCCAAGAAGCAATAATCCACTTTCGGGAGGCTATACGGCTTGCACCTTGTCGCTTAGATTGTTATGAAG gtctCATTGAATGTTACTTAGCTTCCAACAGTATTCGTGAAGCAATGGTAATGGCTAACAACGTTTACAAAACTCTAGGAGCAAATGCACAGACCCTTACCCTTTTAGCCACTGTTTGTCTTGAAGACCCAGTGACACAGGAGAAAGCCAAAACTTTGTTAGATAAAGCCCTGACCCAAAGGCCGGATTACATTAAGGCTGTGGTGAAAAAAGCAGAACTACTTA gcaGAGAACAGAAATATGAAGATGGAATTGCTTTGCTGAGGAATGCACTAGCTAATCAGAGTGACTGTGTCCTGCATCGGATCCTAGGAGATTTCCTTGTAGCTGTCAATGAGTATCAGGAAGCAATGGACCAATATAGTATAGCACTAAG TTTGGACCCCAATGACCAGAAGTCTCTAGAGGGGATGCagaagatggagaaggaggagagtcCCACGGATGCCACTCAGGAGGAGGATGTGGACGACATggaagggagtggggaagaaggggaCCTGGAGGGCAGCGACAGTGAGGCGGCCCAGTGGGCTGACCAGGAGCAGTGGTTCGGCATGCAGTGA
- the ANAPC7 gene encoding anaphase-promoting complex subunit 7 isoform X4 — MMLANLYKKAGQERPSVTSYKEVLRQCPLALDAILGLLSLSVKGAEVASMTMNVIQTVPNLDWLSVWIKAYAFVHTGDNSRAINTICSLEKKSLLRDNVDLLGSLADLYFRAGDNKNSVLKFEQAQMLDPYLIKGMDVYGYLLAREGRLEDVENLGCRLFNISDQHAEPWVVSGCHSFYSKRYSRALYLGAKAIQLNSNSVQALLLKGAALRNMGRVQEAIIHFREAIRLAPCRLDCYEGLIECYLASNSIREAMVMANNVYKTLGANAQTLTLLATVCLEDPVTQEKAKTLLDKALTQRPDYIKAVVKKAELLSREQKYEDGIALLRNALANQSDCVLHRILGDFLVAVNEYQEAMDQYSIALSLDPNDQKSLEGMQKMEKEESPTDATQEEDVDDMEGSGEEGDLEGSDSEAAQWADQEQWFGMQ; from the exons ATGATGCTGGCAAATCTATACAAGAAGGCTGGTCAGGAGCGCCCTTCAGTCACCAGCTATAAGGAAGTGCTGAGGCAGTGCCCATTAGCCCTCGATGCCATTCTAG GTTTGCTGTCCCTTTCTGTAAAAGGCGCAGAGGTGGCATCGATGACAATGAATGTGATCCAGACTGTGCCTAACTTGGATTGGCTCTCTGTGTGGATCAAAGCATATGCTTTTGTGCACACTGGTGACAACTCGAGAGCAATCAATACCATCTG ttcACTAGAGAAAAAGTCCTTATTGCGAGATAACGTGGACCTGCTGGGAAGCTTAGCAGATCTGTACTTCAGAGCTGGAGACAATAAAAACTCTGTCCTCAAGTTTGAACAGGCACAGATGTTGGATCCTTATCTGATAAAAG GAATGGATGTATATGGCTACCTCCTGGCAAGAGAAGGGCGGctagaggatgtggagaacctTGGCTGCcgcctttttaatatttctgatcaGCATGCAGAACCCTGGGTAGTCTCTGG gTGTCATAGCTTCTATAGCAAACGTTACTCTCGGGCCCTCTATTTAGGAGCCAAGGCCATTCAGCTGAATAGTAATAGTGTTCAAGCTTTGCTACTTAAGGGAGCAGCACTTAGAAACATGGGCAGAGTCCAAGAAGCAATAATCCACTTTCGGGAGGCTATACGGCTTGCACCTTGTCGCTTAGATTGTTATGAAG gtctCATTGAATGTTACTTAGCTTCCAACAGTATTCGTGAAGCAATGGTAATGGCTAACAACGTTTACAAAACTCTAGGAGCAAATGCACAGACCCTTACCCTTTTAGCCACTGTTTGTCTTGAAGACCCAGTGACACAGGAGAAAGCCAAAACTTTGTTAGATAAAGCCCTGACCCAAAGGCCGGATTACATTAAGGCTGTGGTGAAAAAAGCAGAACTACTTA gcaGAGAACAGAAATATGAAGATGGAATTGCTTTGCTGAGGAATGCACTAGCTAATCAGAGTGACTGTGTCCTGCATCGGATCCTAGGAGATTTCCTTGTAGCTGTCAATGAGTATCAGGAAGCAATGGACCAATATAGTATAGCACTAAG TTTGGACCCCAATGACCAGAAGTCTCTAGAGGGGATGCagaagatggagaaggaggagagtcCCACGGATGCCACTCAGGAGGAGGATGTGGACGACATggaagggagtggggaagaaggggaCCTGGAGGGCAGCGACAGTGAGGCGGCCCAGTGGGCTGACCAGGAGCAGTGGTTCGGCATGCAGTGA